The following are from one region of the Primulina eburnea isolate SZY01 chromosome 17, ASM2296580v1, whole genome shotgun sequence genome:
- the LOC140818537 gene encoding peptidyl-prolyl cis-trans isomerase Pin1-like — translation MASSGQVKASHILIKHEGSRRKASWKDPDGSRISATTRDAAVAQITSIRDDILVGKSRFEDVASRLSDCSSAKRGGDLGYFGRGQMQKPFEDATFTLKIGEISDIVDTDSGVHIIKRTG, via the exons ATGGCGTCGTCCGGGCAGGTGAAGGCGTCTCACATACTTATTAAGCACGAGGGCTCGCGGAGAAAGGCCTCCTGGAAGGACCCCGACGGCAGCCGCATCTCCGCCACCACCAGAGACGCTGCCGTTGCGCAGATCACGTCCATCCGCGATGATATCCTTGTTGGAAAGTCGAGATTCGAAGATGTTGCTTCTCGATTATCAGATTGTAGCTCAGCCAAGCGCGGTGGTGATCTTG GTTATTTTGGTCGTGgccagatgcagaagccatttGAAGATGCCACATTTACTCTGAAGATTGGAGAGATAAGTGACATTGTTGATACCGATAGCGGTGTTCACATTATAAAGAGAACAGGTTGA
- the LOC140817715 gene encoding amidophosphoribosyltransferase, chloroplastic-like has protein sequence MAAATKIAASTASSSSASSAFRLSSPPPQSRFFPSMFPKTLGKPLYMTSSKNPISDIVSGFKNLPNTDSNNFFPNDDDDKPREECGVVGIYGDPEAARLSYLALHALQHRGQEGAGIVALHDGVLQSVTGVGLVSEVFNESKLAQLPGDIAIGHVRYSTAGSSMLKNVQPFVAGYRFGSVGVAHNGNLVNYQALRAELEDNGSIFNTSSDTEVVLHLIATSKARPFFLRIVEACERLEGAYSMVFLTEDKLVAVRDPFGFRPLVMGRRSNGAVVFASETCALDLIEATYEREVLPGEVLVVDKEGVSSLCLMPHQEPKSCIFEHIYFALPNSVVFGRSVYESRRAFGEILATVAPVDCDVVIAVPDSGVVAALGYAGKAGVPFQQGLIRSHYVGRTFIEPSQKIRDFGVKLKLSPVRAVLEGKRVVVVDDSIVRGTTSSKIVRLLKGAGAKEVHMRIASPPIIGSCYYGVDTPSAEELISNRMSMEEIREYIGSDSLAFLPIDSLTRLLGDDSPNFCYACFSGKYPVEPTGKVKRVGDFLDDGLSGSMESIEGGWIPGNSSPKEFKKLTWKQEVQCSS, from the coding sequence ATGGCCGCCGCCACCAAGATTGCCGCTTCCACGGCCTCATCATCCTCTGCTTCATCGGCCTTCCGTCTCTCGTCCCCCCCTCCGCAGTCTAGGTTCTTCCCATCCATGTTCCCCAAAACCCTCGGGAAACCACTCTATATGACCTCCTCCAAAAACCCAATCTCAGATATTGTCTCCGGGTTCAAAAACCTACCGAATACAGATTCGAATAATTTTTTTCCGAACGATGATGACGATAAACCTAGAGAGGAGTGCGGGGTGGTGGGAATCTACGGTGACCCAGAGGCCGCTCGTCTGAGCTACTTAGCTCTCCATGCGCTCCAGCATCGTGGTCAGGAGGGTGCAGGGATCGTTGCGTTGCACGATGGCGTGCTCCAGTCGGTTACAGGAGTTGGGCTGGTGTCCGAGGTTTTTAACGAGTCCAAATTAGCTCAGTTACCGGGAGATATCGCCATAGGTCATGTAAGATACTCTACGGCTGGTTCCTCCATGCTTAAAAATGTGCAGCCTTTTGTTGCAGGTTACCGATTCGGCTCTGTTGGGGTTGCCCACAATGGAAATTTGGTTAATTACCAGGCTTTGAGGGCGGAGCTGGAGGACAACGGATCGATTTTCAACACCAGTTCGGATACTGAGGTTGTTCTTCATTTGATTGCCACTTCGAAGGCCAGGCCCTTTTTCTTGAGGATTGTTGAGGCCTGTGAGAGGCTTGAAGGAGCATATTCTATGGTTTTCCTGACCGAGGATAAGCTCGTTGCAGTTCGTGATCCCTTTGGGTTTAGGCCGTTGGTTATGGGTCGAAGGAGCAATGGGGCTGTGGTTTTTGCATCAGAGACTTGTGCATTGGATTTGATCGAGGCGACATATGAAAGAGAGGTTTTACCCGGTGAAGTCCTTGTTGTGGATAAAGAAGGGGTGAGTTCCCTTTGTTTGATGCCTCATCAGGAACCGAAATCTTGCATTTTTGAGCATATCTACTTTGCACTTCCGAATTCTGTAGTTTTTGGGAGGTCTGTGTATGAATCAAGGCGTGCGTTTGGTGAAATCTTGGCTACAGTAGCACCTGTGGATTGTGATGTGGTGATTGCTGTGCCGGACTCGGGGGTTGTGGCAGCACTTGGTTACGCAGGGAAAGCAGGGGTACCGTTTCAACAAGGCTTGATTAGATCTCATTATGTGGGGAGGACATTCATAGAACCCTCACAAAAGATCCGAGATTTTGGTGTAAAATTGAAACTTTCGCCGGTGAGAGCCGTGTTGGAGGGGAAGCGTGTGGTGGTGGTGGATGATTCAATTGTAAGAGGAACCACATCTTCGAAAATAGTTCGGTTGCTTAAGGGGGCCGGGGCAAAAGAGGTTCACATGAGGATTGCAAGTCCCCCTATCATAGGTTCTTGTTACTATGGAGTCGATACTCCTAGTGCGGAGGAGTTGATATCAAATAGGATGAGCATGGAGGAGATAAGGGAGTATATTGGCTCTGATTCACTTGCATTTCTACCAATTGATAGCTTGACAAGGCTGTTGGGAGACGATTCTCCAAACTTCTGCTACGCTTGCTTTTCAGGGA